One window of Trichoderma breve strain T069 chromosome 3, whole genome shotgun sequence genomic DNA carries:
- a CDS encoding PHD-finger domain-containing protein — MEQVQRIRNMWQFANLCQWIYIFGDAASIDNSVDVECIEAECLKPNSTILNDVALALLKMVSSQRGLTHASFDDQARRQYILKSPDSNPFGNEDEPKGFADLDIFTKIRVMQQFTQWIMIRPELLREKMKEQKDTEQTTWRIEPYGWDSEDRTYYVLDDNRVYRLSEAPPSQKAASSKPTRQPRRSGKRRRISEAIDDDTTLVSNGPEADLEDSHLGGMVWECVAVTLEEVQALVNSMASSRDENEKILRRQLRDHLVPILEKQEEDRNRRKLKREKELQTLAKLANAKRSSRIAMKAEQRQQEEHAKIEQEQLREAAAIQQREEQKREKVQRELEMRLVSREQRLKKREERRHVRGESGTPASVDEGSEAAAPDGMSQQPQTQLEIGANPLSTKEKQEEEEGWVFDCSCGLYGQVDDGNHSVACERCNVWQHSKCLGISEAAADHPDFHFICASCRQKGTHDVAPKSLSPPKIEAKLGVEQTTETSAVNLEPAAVKIEPPVISVGTNAVNIKPIVVDTEPAAAAIHTEPVAAITPKPAAPIHTTPIATITPKPVANITTEPAATAHNEHVDAIHPEPASINSEHRPIGTGSI; from the exons ATGGAGCAGGTTCAACGTATTCGCAACATGTGGCAGTTTGCCAACTTATGCCAATGGATATACATCTTTGGTGACGCTGCCTCAATTGACAATTCGGTTGACGTTGAA TGCATCGAGGCAGAGTGTCTCAAGCCGAACTCAACGATTCTCAACGATGTTGCGTTAGCCCTCCTCAAAATGGTGTCTTCACAACGTGGTCTCAC ACATGCATCATTCGACGACCAAGCTCGACGGCAGTACATCCTGAAATCACCAGACTCCAATCCATTCGGCAACGAAGACGAGCCAAAGGGCTTTGCTGACCTCGATATATTTACCAAG ATCAGAGTGATGCAACAGTTCACCCAATGGATCATGATTCGGCCGGAACTCCTTCGGGAGAAAATGAAGGAACAAAAAGATACAGAGCAAACGACTTGG CGAATCGAACCGTACGGCTGGGATAGCGAAGACCGTACCTACTACGTTCTTGACGACAACCGAGTATATCGGCTGTCAGAAGCCCCTCCGAGCCAAAAAGCTGCCAGCTCCAAGCCTACTCGCCAGCCTCGACGTTCGGGCAAACGACGACGAATATCCGAAGCGATCGACGATGATACTACTCTCGTCAGTAATGGGCCCGAGGCGGACTTGGAAGATAGCCATCTAGGGGGTATGGTTTGGGAGTGTGTTGCAGTGACTCTTGAAGAAGTCCAGGCCCTCGTTAACAGCATGGCTTCGTCACGAgacgaaaacgaaaaaaTACTCCGAAGACAACTACGGGACCATCTGGTGCCAATTCtagaaaaacaagaagaggatCGAAACCGCCGGAAGTTGAAACGCGAGAAAGAGCTGCAAACGCTCGCCAAGTTGGCCAACGCTAAACGGTCAAGCCGAATTGCGATGAAGGCAGAGCAGcgacaacaagaagaacatgcAAAGATTgagcaggagcagctcaGAGAAGCAGCCGCAATTCAGCAGCGTGAAGAGCAAAAACGAGAAAAGGTTCAAAGGGAGCTTGAAATGAGACTCGTTTCCAGAGAGCAACGGttaaagaaaagagaggagcGTCGCCACGTCCGCGGCGAGAGCGGTACACCGGCTTCGGTAGATGAGGGCAGCGAAGCTGCGGCACCAGATGGAATGTCTCAACAACCTCAAACTCAGCTTGAAATTGGTGCGAACCCACTGAGTaccaaagaaaaacaagaagaggaagaggggtGGGTGTTTGATTGCTCATGCGGCTTGTATGGGCAGGTTGACGATGGCAATCACAGCGTCGCCTGTGAACGCTGCAATGTATGGCAGCATAGCAAGTGTCTAGGCATCAGCGAGGCAGCTGCAGATCACCCAGACTTTCATTTCATTTGTGCTTCTTGTCGTCAAAAAGGCACGCATGACGTGGCACCGAAAAGCCTCTCGCCACCCAAGATTGAAGCCAAGCTTGGCGTTGAGCAAACTACTGAAACCTCTGCTGTCAACCTTGAGCCTGCTGCTGTCAAAATCGAGCCTCCTGTTATCAGCGTTGGGACTAATGCTGTCAACATCAAGCCCATTGTCGTTGATActgagcctgctgctgctgctattcACACTGAACCTGTTGCTGCTATTACTCCTAAGCCTGCTGCTCCTATTCACACTACACCTATTGCTACTATTACTCCTAAGCCTGTTGCTAATATTACTACTGAgcctgctgctactgctcACAATGAGCACGTCGATGCTATTCATCCTGAGCCTGCTTCTATTAACAGCGAGCATAGACCTATCGGCACTGGTTCAATCTAG
- a CDS encoding SH3 domain-containing protein, with the protein MGFLGIYRAIYDYTPNEDAELAIKQGDLLYILEKNDDDGWWKAKKKAGTDDEDEPSGLIPNNYVEKAETVGHARAIYEYTRQTDEELSFSEDAVLEVFDTTDEDWILAGVDGEYGFVPANYIELQAAAPASAPSVPAAPALPRRPPSQSIATDDSTPPSDEAPAASPAIAAPAAADPAVALASLIQNQNRQSTREPMTLRFKEPELSDEESIRSPALPSRPRPQSQAYSVSSEQPAKPERTPESQPKGHLIPGNFHLYNINEMVSVMGKKKKMPTTLGINLLTGTILIAPERAENDPPQEWTADKMTHYSREGKHVFMELVKPSKSIDFHAGAKDTAEEIVSSLGELAGASRAEGLREVIAAGSQKRQRKGTILYDFMAQGEDEVTVAAGDEVAIIDDSRSEDWWQVRRLKNGKEGVVPSSYIEFSGTITPPLVQSATGPSGGNSARSAVEQNRLDEIRLTKEAIKAASREPQQQQRPRRENGRNDSGSHASSKSKPDASKVRVWTDRSKSFSVEAQFLGLKDGKLHLHKMNGVKIAVPIAKMSHEDLVYVENLTGISLDDERPLADVKRASKVPEQPKPAPVGASVDKGPEYDWFQFFLSCDVAVGLCERYAQAFTRDSMDESVLPDVDAGVLRNLGLREGDIIKVMRTLDAKFGRTKANGDADGGLFSGPGGALRNNTRKGRPAPAVQTGDVVDAAVFSTKEAPSSGETAAAKPASPASPVKEPKRPAGGFDDDAWDVKPTKQEQQTQPQPAAPVAEAPKNVEPAPAPAPAPAPVALTGSLQELSLLSTPLEPSKIEPKPQPLAPLPSEPQLSAPAPQQPLLGASPSFFSTMPQPNQRPLAPSISPPVQGSLVVPPPPQRPLSAPQSTLQQGMFQAPALVPQVTGLVQGQVAPPGQSLNDITQARLQQQYAAQLQQNIQPIQPMLTGYIGPQQQGLPQFPQGAPGPYLQPMLTGAPGYIDPSRISQYGGLQPQPTGFQPSLGQSPFGTGSINNYLPPPLQPQQTGFQSLQPLQQGANNELKAPMQPLVPQKTGPPPPVRFGVTPETKKLTPQPTGRRANLSQATPENPFGF; encoded by the exons ATGGGCTTCCTGGGAATCTACCGCGCCATCTATGACTACACTCCTAACGAGGATGCCGAGTTAGCCATCAAGCAGGGCGACCTGCTGTACATCCTCGAGAagaatgacgatgacggctggtggaaggccaagaagaaggccggcaccgatgacgaggatgagccTTCTGGCTTGATTCCGAATAACTACGTTGAAAAG GCCGAGACGGTGGGCCATGCCCGTGCCATCTACGAATATACTCGCCAAACCGACGAGGAGCTGTCCTTCTCCGAAGATGCCGTGCTAGAGGTCTTCGACACCACTGACGAGGATTGGATTCTTGCCGGAGTAGACGGCGAGTATGGGTTCGTTCCCGCAAACTATATCGAGCTccaggctgctgctcctgcaAGTGCGCCATCGGTGCCGGCGGCCCCAGCATTACCAAGGCGGCCACCATCCCAGAGCATCGCGACCGATGACAGCACTCCCCCGTCTGATGAAGCACCGGCTGCATCTCCTGCGATTGCAGCTCCTGCGGCTGCCGATCCAGCAGTCGCCCTTGCCAGCCTGATTCAAAACCAAAATCGACAATCAACAAGGGAGCCCATGACACTCAGGTTCAAAGAGCCGGAGTTGTCTGATGAGGAGTCTATTAGGTCGCCCGCTCTGCCCTCGCGGCCACGCCCACAGTCTCAAGCATATTCAGTGTCGTCGGAGCAGCCAGCCAAGCCGGAGCGAACCCCCGAATCCCAGCCCAAAGGTCATTTGATCCCTGGCAACTTCCATCTATATAACATCAACGAGATGGTATCGGTcatgggcaagaagaagaagatgccgacaaCTCTGGGCATAAACCTCTTGACCGGTACGATCCTCATCGCGCCCGAACGAGCTGAGAACGACCCCCCTCAAGAATGGACTGCCGATAAGATGACCCATTACTCTCGCGAAGGCAAACACGTCTTTATGGAGCTTGTCAAACCAAGTAAGAGCATTGATTTTCATGCCGGAGCTAAGGACACTGCAGAAGAAATTGTATCTTCTCTCGGTGAGCTTGCAGGTGCTTCTCGGGCAGAGGGACTACGAGAGGTGATTGCGGCAGGCTCCCAAAAGCGTCAAAGAAAGGGAACCATTCTCTATGACTTCATGGCacaaggtgaagatgaggtgACCGTTGCTGCAGGCGATGAGGTGGCCATTATCGATGATTCAAGGAGCGAGGATTGGTGGCAAGTTCGCCGCCTAAAGAATGGCAAAGAAGGTGTTGTTCCGAGCAGTTATATCGAATTCTCAGGCACAATCACGCCACCACTCGTGCAGTCAGCAACAGGGCCGTCTGGAGGCAATTCCGCTAGATCGGCCGTTGAGCAAAATCGCCTGGATGAGATACGACTTACGAAAGAGGCAATAAAGGCTGCTAGCAGGgagcctcagcagcaacag CGGCCTCGACGCGAGAATGGACGAAACGATAGTGGCAGTCATGCTTCAAGCAAATCCA AACCTGATGCATCCAAAGTCCGAGTATGGACAGATCGATCTAAGTCATTCAGTGTCGAGGCTCAATTCCTTGGgctcaaagatggcaagctACACCTCCACAAAATGAATGGCGTAAAGATTGCTGTACCAATAGCCAAGATGTCGCACGAGGACCTTGTATATGTTGAGAATCTCACCGGAATATCTCTGGACGATGAGAGACCCCTTGCCGATGTCAAACGAGCGTCAAAGGTCCCGGAACAGCCAAAGCCCGCTCCCGTTGGAGCTTCCGTGGACAAGGGCCCAGAATACGACTGGTTTCAgtttttcctttcttgcGATGTCGCTGTTGGTCTTTGCGAACGTTATGCTCAGGCATTTACAAGGGATTCTATGGATGAGAGCGTCCTACCAGACGTCGATGCCGGCGTCCTACGGAATCTGGGCTTGAGAGAAGGAGATATCATCAAGGTAATGCGTACTCTGGATGCCAAGTTTGGACGCACCAAAGCCAATGGCGATGCCGATGGCGGTCTCTTTTCAGGTCCTGGCGGTGCTCTGAGGAATAACACAAGGAAGGGCCGGCCAGCCCCTGCAGTCCAAACTGGCGATGTGGTCGACGCCGCCGTTTTCTCAACCAAGGAGGCACCTAGCTCTGGcgagacggcggcggcgaaacCGGCGTCTCCAGCAAGTCCGGTGAAGGAGCCCAAGCGTCCTGCGGGAGGATTCGACGACGATGCCTGGGATGTGAAGCCCACAAAACAAGAACAGCAAACACAACCGCAGCCGGCAGCGCCAGTAGCGGAGGCCCCAAAGAATGTAGAGCCTGCTCCCGCCCCAGCTCCCGCTCCCGCGCCTGTTGCCCTTACCGGATCTCTACAAGAGCTTTCCTTGCTATCAACACCATTGGAGCCTAGCAAGATCGAACCAAAGCCTCAGCCTCTGGCTCCGCTGCCGAGCGAACCGCAGCTGTCTGCACCCGCGCCCCAGCAGCCACTCCTCGGAGCAAGcccatccttcttttcaacaaTGCCGCAGCCCAACCAG CGGCCTCTGGCGCCGTCTATTTCGCCGCCAGTCCAAGGCTCGCTCGTTGtaccgccaccaccacagcGACCTCTTTCTGCTCCGCAGTCGACTCTTCAGCAGGGCATGTTTCAAGCGCCCGCGCTCGTCCCTCAGGTCACCGGTCTCGTCCAAGGCCAGGTTGCACCACCGGGCCAGAGCCTCAACGACATTACACAGGCccggctgcagcagcaatatGCAGCCCAGTTGCAGCAAAATATTCAGCCAATTCAGCCGATGCTGACGGGATACATTGGACCCCAACAGCAAGGCCTCCCACAGTTCCCCCAAGGTGCTCCCGGGCCGTACTTGCAGCCTATGCTGACTGGTGCACCTGGCTATATCGATCCTAGCCGCATTAGCCAATATGGAGGACTTCAGCCCCAACCAACCGGCTTCCAGCCGTCTCTGGGCCAGTCTCCCTTTGGCAccggcagcatcaacaactaTCTCCCGCCGCCTCTGCAGCCCCAGCAGACTGGTTTCCAGTCTCTGCAGCCACTTCAACAAGGAGCCAATAATGAGTTGAAGGCACCCATGCAGCCTCTTGTACCCCAAAAGACTGGACCTCCTCCGCCAGTCCGATTCGGCGTCACGCCGGAAACGAAGAAGTTGACGCCTCAGCCAACCGGCCGACGGGCCAACCTGTCCCAAGCGA CTCCTGAAAACCCGTTCGGTTTCTAG
- a CDS encoding mitochondrial carrier protein domain-containing protein, which yields MAEALQDLLGIEQKVDATTLDYISYLAGQPVDALRSSERQLLSQASNSALLSIQSLSKKSYKAVVGSADSHASLRESIPALSGNAVQLSRLISNLDSQVEHFSNSVSKAGDNKSIARRKQVLKLLENADRLTDLMQVPTLLSSTANISPLGFSSTLDLYGHIQRLGALYPNSQLVSDVLRESEASIHRLATDLVNTLKAPNLKLAATLRTVGWLKRAIPDLVSWAPAQDMIPAVFLICRFITLAATLDALEPLRLLAEDERLSQAKPGQSRPSGQHTERFLKRFIEVFREHSFGIVSMSKSVDTNLGGTGPDSLDLLHPLPSALSTFPIHLVNMLLEPLRIYLPAVKDKVARESILTQVLYCAGSLGRLGADFGMLLAMIGVTEWVDLVKRHRLLAGRLESVIGDYRYHEYIIGITSKTSCGRCALHNGMFSASFSSQSLAQHFVFGLGSGVASAVLLQPLDLLKTRTQQSGRPSLLIGIWRELTQSPQPIRALWRGTLPSSLRTGFGSALYFTSLNSLRQFLQKSNAFSQKIHARSSSSSLPTLTPTANMVSGAVARTWAGFVMMPLTVIKVRFESSLYSYPSMWAAVKDIHRQGGLRGFFAGFGATAIRDGPYAGMYVTIYEVLKRRLSSLASRNASSAEGTKSMTSSMASSVNFASAILAGTTCSAISNPIDVCKTRIQLQPERYRNLLHAGYRMVVEEGFRSLWRGLGLRMSRKALSSALSWTIYEELIRRYTSSYGARQSLKSV from the exons ATGGCAGAAGCATTGCAAGACCTGCTGGGCATTGAGCAGAAAGTTGATGCCACAACGTTGGATTACATCTCATACCTGGCAGGACAGCCTGTCGATGCCCTACGGTCGTCAGAACGCCAGCTTCTCTCACAGGCGTCCAACTCGGCCCTGCTCTCCATCCAAAGCCTCTCCAAGAAGTCGTACAAGGCCGTCGTTGGTTCGGCTGACAGTCATGCGTCTTTGCGAGAGTCAATTCCCGCCCTGTCGGGCAACGCGGTGCAGCTGAGCCggctcatctccaacctGGACTCGCAAGTCGAGCACTTTTCCAACAGCGTCAGCAAGGCTGGCGACAACAAGTCGATAGCGCGGCGGAAGCAggtgctgaagctgctggaaaaCGCCGACCGCCTGACGGATCTCATGCAAGTGCCTACTCTCCTGTCGTCGACCGCCAACATCTCCCCCCTTGGCTTCTCATCCACGCTGGACTTGTATGGCCACATCCAGCGGCTTGGAGCTCTGTATCCAAACTCGCAGCTTGTCTCTGACGTCTTGAGGGAGTCTGAAGCTTCTATTCATCGGCTTGCTACTGATCTTGTCAACACCCTCAAGGCGCCGAATCTAAAGCTGGCTGCGACGCTGCGTACGGTAGGGTGGCTTAAACGTGCTATCCCCGATCTCGTCTCTTGGGCACCAGCACAGGATATGATTCCGGCTGTTTTCTTGATATGTCGGTTTATCACACTAGCTGCCACTCTTGATGCGTTGGAGCCTCTGCGGCTACTGGCAGAAGATGAACGCCTCAGTCAAGCAAAGCCTGGACAATCGCGGCCCAGCGGCCAGCACACGGAACGATTCCTGAAGCGTTTCATTGAAGTTTTCCGAGAACACAGCTTTGGCATTGTCTCCATGTCTAAGAGCGTAGACACAAACCTGGGAGGCACAGGGCCCGATAGTCTTgaccttcttcatcctctgccTTCAGCGCTATCTACATTCCCCATCCATCTGGTCAACATGCTGCTTGAGCCACTTCGCATCTATCTGCCCGCTGTCAAGGATAAGGTTGCTCGAGAAAGTATCCTAACTCAAGTGCTCTACTGTGCCGGTAGCTTGGGCAGACTAGGCGCTGACTTTGGCATGCTGTTAGCCATGATTGGGGTCACCGAGTGGGTGGATTTGGTTAAGCGCCATAGGCTCCTCGCAGGGCGACTGGAGTCTGTTATCGGCGATTACCG ATATCATGAGTACATCATCGGCATCACCAGCAAAACCAGCTGCGGCAGGTGCGCACTTCACAATGGCATGTTCTCTGCAAGTTTCTCATCACAGTCATTAGCGCAACACTTTGTCTTTGGTCTTGGATCGGGAGTGGCATCTGCTGTTTTGCTGCAGCCGCTGGACCTCCTAAAGACACGAACACAGCAATCCGGGCGTCCCTCGCTGCTCATTGGCATTTGGCGAGAGCTCACACAGTCACCACAACCAATTCGAGCCCTCTGGAGAGGGACGCTGCCTTCCTCTCTTCGCACGGGGTTTGGATCAGCTTTGTACTTTACATCACTCAATTCCCTTCGCCAGTTCCTTCAAAAGTCCAATGCCTTCAGCCAGAAGATTCATGCGCGCAGCTCTTCGTCCAGCTTGCCTACGCTGACGCCAACGGCAAACATGGTTTCAGGAGCAGTGGCACGCACATGGGCGGGCTTTGTCATGATGCCTTTGACAGTCATCAAGGTCCGTTTCGAATCCAGCCTCTATTCTTACCCATCCATGTGGGCTGCTGTGAAAGACATTCATCGCCAGGGAGGACTCAGAGGCTTCTTCGCCGGCTTCGGTGCGACTGCAATCCGAGATGGCCCTTACGCCGGCATGTACGTGACCATCTACGaggtgttgaagaggagacTCTCATCCTTAGCGTCCCGCAACGCTTCCTCGGCTGAGGGAACAAAGAGCATGACCTCCTCCATGGCCAGCTCGGTAAACTTTGCGTCGGCGATTCTAGCAGGGACAACATGCTCGGCCATATCAAACCCGATAGATGTCTGCAAGACACGCATCCAGCTGCAGCCTGAACGATATCGGAATTTACTCCATGCCGGCTACAggatggtggtggaagaaggcTTCCGGTCGCTGTGGCGCGGCTTGGGCCTCAGGATGAGCCGAAAGGCATTGAGCTCGGCGCTCTCGTGGACAATATACGAAGAACTCATACGAAGGTATACCAGCAGTTATGGCGCAAGGCAAAGTCTCAAATCAGTGTAA